TTATCAAAGTAACACCAAAATTCAGcaaattaacatcaaaattctgcaaactaacaccaaaattcagcaaattaacatcaaaattctgCAAACTAACACCAAAATTAAGCAAACTAGCACCAAATTTTAGCTGAAAAAAACATATAATCTGAAAAAGTGCAAACAAATAACCTTGAAATTAAACCTAAACCACATATGATCAGAAAAAACATATAACTTATAATCTAAAAAGAAACATAGAACTTATAATCTGAAACAAAAAATAACTTCAAttctggaaaaaaaaaaaaacatacctgAGGAGTTTGTCGACGGAGATGGCAGAGGTGGAGATGGGTGAACGAAGGCAGCAGTTGAGGGGAAAACGCGACGGCAGAGGTGGAGATGGGTGAACGACGGAGGTGGAGGGGGTAGCGGAGGTGCGGCGGAGGTGGAGGGGGTAGCGGAGGTGCGGCGGGGGTGGAGGGGGTAGCGGAGGTGGAGGGGGTagcggaggtggaggtggtagcggaggtggaggtggtagCGGAGGTGTGGCGGAGGTGGAGGGGGTAGCGGAGGGGAGGCGGAGGTGTGGCGGAGGTGGAGGGGGAAGCGGAGGAGGTGAGATCTCTGTTGGAGAAGTGGAGATGGGGCTAGGGTTTCTGAGGTTTGAAGATGTGCAGGTTGAGAAGTGGAGCTTGAAGAGTTTTGAAGAGGCTAGGCCACATCTGTGTGGGGAAGACCTTTAGAAGAGGTTTTTTTAATGAAAGCTCTTCTAAAAAACAAATACGTTGCAGACTCaaacgtctgcgcgtggtctgcgtggTGCAGGCATAAGAGGTTGTGAAGTACTTCTagcaaaaaaacaaacaccacgtAAGAGAACTTCTAACTTCTGTAAAATAATTGAAAAACATTCAGGTTTATACAGTTTTGACACTAAAAGAAACATACACCTTTTGGCTAGTGAACTTAAAGAATCTAAAAAAAATATCCGTAAAAAACGTTTATGTAATCAACAAACAATAACCTTTGGTTATGTTGTCGTAATTATCTTTAGGGATCACAAAAGAACTTGGCTATATACTCGAGTAAGGAGAAAAGGCCGTGAAAATAGCCAATTATGTAATGGTTGTATTTGGAGAGCAAAAATAGAGCTATATTCTCAAACGTTCCGGTATCGATACACAACATTTTGGACGAAATCAAAGCAGTCATATATTTATGGATAAAGGCTCGGGCTAAATCGCATTGTATAGATTGGGTGAAATGAAAAACCTTTGCTATGTAATTGTTTGTTTTGTTTCCCTCATTGTAGTTGTTGTGCTAGCAGCTTGCTAGtttggttttaataaaagttttcGTTCAAAAAATGTATTTATTTCACATACTTCTTATCCCATTCTTCAAGGCGTCAGCAAAGGTAATCAAAACTTTAGAAGGAATTAGGAGGAGTTTCCTTTGGGGAGGGGttatgttaaaaaataaaataacggATGGAAAAAATGGTTAAGAGGGTGATTGGGATCCTTATAAAACTTCAAAAGTGGTTTTTCTTTTTGTTAAAGTTCTTAGACTATCCATATCAAGGATGTTTGTAGGTGACATAGAGGGTGTTCATTTCTATGTGAAGGGCATTTATGAGAGGGATGGATTAGTGAGTGTTGTAGAGGATGACATGGAGGGTGTTCATTCTTCACAATTCTTGGGGAAGAATGGTGAAGAATGGGCTAATGGTGGGtcctttttttttatataagGTTGTTTGTGAGAAGGATATATATGTTATTGTTGTGGGTAAAAAGTGTTTGTGGGAAGAATAAGTGAAAAGCTGATGTGACATGCTGATTAGGCTGTTTGTAGAAAGGATAGCCTTTCACTGATGCGGATAGTCTTATAACTTATGACGTTTTTATAGGAGTTTTTATAAAGTGTTTGGATTAACTTTTGTGGTTAGAAAAGTAAAATTATCAAAAAGGATACGTAAGTTTTCATATTTAATTGTTATTTTAAAAGACGATGTTGATTGGTAATTTTATGTTTAAAAAGTCAAAAGTCATTTAGAAAGCCACGTATTTGTGGCTTTTGGAAAACAAttttttactcattttcaaaTAGCCAAGACAAAAGACACTTTTATCAATGCCAAACATTTTTTTAACTTATTGGTTTTTTGAAAAACCATAAGGGGACCCGGGGTGGAGCAAATTTACACCGTGATGGAATAGTTTCACGCGTGGAAGATAACAAAACATCACCGCCACCTCCGTCTATCACGCTCCATTTTTATAACGCGTGGTATTTTTCACGCGTGATGGGGTATTGAGTGatgagggaaattgttgggtgtggtggtgagtgatggacatttctactaaaaaaggttgtgagtgatggaataattgttgatgacatggcggaacttgattggaagttgtgagtGAGTGATGAGCGATGACCACCCCTACCCCCTGAGTCAATAAGTTATTTCCAGgcaatgaggtagtggtggagtggtttaGGAAAAAAATTGGCGTTACTTGTGACCCAGGCTCGATTTTCATTCTcctcattattttctgcggcatccaggtgaagagcgaatacgggtggcgccggttcgaCTTGGATgagaggcgaggttttaccgattattccactgtagTGCCTTCGGACGTGTAGAGGTCGGGTTTTTGCGCATTtagggagagccaaggggctgacGACGGTCGAGCAGTCGACCTTGCCCACAACGCCTGATGTCACAGTGGTTGGCACGTCGTTCCTTGCTgttcaaaaaaaagttatttCCAACTCAATTAGTCTAAAAATCTTGGTGGGTTAGGTGTTGGGAGTATTAAAAATGCAAACATGGGGCTGTTGTTGAAATGGTGGTGGAGACTTGAGTCCAAGACGAGCAGTTATGGGCAAGGGTAATTCTTTCTCCTCATGGAACCAGGCGGAAAGGAGAGTTGATCCCGGTTAACGAAAGTCAATTCAAAGTGTGGAAAAACATCGGTTCAATAGGAAAGGAATTCCAAAAACAAGGGGTGGAGATTAATAAGAAGTTATTTATAgatgtaaccaccctccggcgtgagtaTAAGTATCGTTTAATAAGAGTAAACGAGTGTGTGTTAAGAGTAAGAGATTGAGAGAGCCGATCCTTAAACCTGAGGTTGAAGGCTGGTATTTATAGCTGAAGAGCGTGAAGAAAGAGATGGGCTGATGGTCCTTGGGCCGGACGTCGCCAACAAGGAATATCCTATTTGCCTCCTATGACACGACCGTTAGTGTTTGCAGAGGATTGGAATGTGCACATTGATAGGAGGCACGTGGCATGACGATTGTCCTTGTTATCGAGTCTGTCACTAGCTGTGAGTGGAGATCATGGAGCAATGAACAACGCAACCTAATTGGTTCCACGTCACCGTCATTTTGTACTTCTTGTCTCCTCCAAGATTAGCCATCGTGGGAGTTGTCTGGGCAAAGCCTTGCGCATGCTGATTGGTTGCAACACCTGCCAattcaggggcggacccacatagagtgggtcggggtccccggaccccaatgtttttaaaaaaattagtagattcggtatattgaATTGTAAAAgaaccccataaatacaattaggtggacatcATAGAATGCAAAGGAAAGCTGATGTAGTGGTAAATCCCCATATTTACCAATAAGAGGTCATGTGTTCAATCCTTGTATAACtcattttcttgttttttttttaaatctagttcaaacctcactttGACCCGGCCCAAACGAGGACCGAGCCAAAAAATTTAACGTTTTTAAATGAAAATTTTGAACATCGaaaaaaatggaccccattggaaaaaaaatcttgggtccgccactgcctATCATATATACTATTGTACTTGTCATAGCTGTCACGTCGTTGCATGTTCTAGGCCTGCGCGCATGCTCTGGTTATAGCTAATGCCTTGCGCGCATGTGTTCTAATGCCTTGCGCAgcatttgggaccatacccctttagCTCGTGTGGTAGACAATTATGTCAAAAGAGGTGAATGTGTCCACTTGGGATTGGAAATGGTCCGCCCATCCAAAAGACTTCGATGGAATGGTCGGAATTTTTAACTTTGATGGCATATTAAACAGATGCAAAGTTGGAAATCAACTTAATGAGTAGTGTTGGGATTCAGGGGGTAAAACGGGATTTGAAGTCAAAAAGGTCAGAGACGAACTGGGTGTTGTGCAAAACGGAAATAAAAACAGTTTCTTGATGCAGTGGTGTAGTTGGACCTTCCCCAAGATCAATATGTTCGTGTGGAAAGCGCTCATGGGCAGGATTCCGACTGGTAGCAAGTTCCAAAAAAGAGGGGTGGCAATGGGGAATCAAGCATGTCCTAGATGCGGTTATGCAACCCAAACAGTTGAACACTTGCTGGTGAGTTGTCTAGCTACAAAAGGAATATGGTGGGCGTCAGGTCTTTGGATGGAATTTTCATCAAGATTTATAATTCAAAAGCAAcatcaaaaaagaaaaaaaatcaatgGGATTATGGCTGATCTAGGAGGACAGAAACAAAAGATTTTTCAAAGGGCAAGGCAACTCAGTGGCATACATTCAAAGGAGATGGCTTTTTTTATGCATAGAACGAATTAAAGGAGGTGACTTTTTTATGCATGAAGCATAGAGCTGGATGGAGGAATTTAGCATTTGACTTTTGGTTAATATTTGATGTAGTTTTGTTTTAGCAAAAGTTTATGTTCTGTTTGTTTTTGTCGTTCAATTGGTGTATATGGCGTAATCAACTGATAGCACCTTGTTAGTGTAACTATTTGGGGGTTTTGATGAATAAAGcttgtttgtttgttaaaaaatataaaaaatcaagTAGTATATGCGACGCATGAATTTTAATCATCCATGAAAAGCCAAGACTTATTAAATAACAAGAAAAAAGATCCCATACAAAAGCATCTTATTGTACAGATATTGTACAAAAAAACATACGAATGatatgaaaaagtaaaaaaaaaaaaatccgtaGTTATTTTAATCGTATAACCTACAAGATTATTTGTAAAGTAATCATGATACTCTACAAATTACCctataagatcaaaattatcCTACAAGATCAGTTTACTTAATTatcctacaagatcaaaattacccaaaatcatttgtagagtaattctGATAATTACCATACGagtaaaataattacgaaaatattattttttttattttccacTCCATTCATAAGATAAGATACTTTATATTTAATCTTTTTTCTTATTAAACCCTTAAATAACCTTTCATTTTAATATAAGTATCATCGAAACACAcctatataatttatattttagagtaaacttccgttttgctccttgtggtttggttgttttaatggttttgcctcagtcctttaaaaatagtcattttactccctgatctttCTAACTTATCACCATTTTGCTCCGCAACTCAAACGTCATCCATTTCCACCGTTAATTCCTGGTCACGTGCCCCTCACATGAGGCGCATTTCAGTCTTTTCCCATCCTCTCTCATAAAAAACATGACATCTTGTTCACTTTTTAAACCCTAACTTGTCACAAGCTTATTTTCTTCTATATCTATTGAAGCTTAAAACCTGGCACTCATTCTCACCATTTATATATCTCTGTACCACCACCCACTACAACcagtcgccaccaccaccatctctctCTTATTTAAACCAGATCTGAAAAGGGGTTTAATTCCCAAAACTACCGCCGACGAAGTCACATAGATCTAAAACCATATTCGATTCACACACGCAGATCTAAAAAAACCACCGATGAAGACGCGAATGGGGGTCGGTTGTGCTACAAAACTCTAAAACTCACACACAAATCCGGTGGTAGTTGTCGTCGTCATTGCAGCCGCTAGACAGATTTGGTGATAGGGGTTCGATGTTCACAACTAGATTTTGGATCTAGAAATGGTGACCGAAACATATTTGGTGGTCcgattgtaacatttgtgcttgtaatcattgtgaacagttcaattatcaataaaacaatgttatttgatcccaatgtttgtttggttgtgttttacatttttcatgttttgacttttgttcaatttcaaattctACATCGCTTtttggagagttatacgcaaactggtgcgtaaacgtactcagtttaatgcgacaaatactccggaacatcaacatatacttaacataccttaaataacctttacataacttagaaataagtcctgaaggctttggtatggcaaaaacaagttaattcgcttacagggaccaaacttgacaaactacgaaagtatgccaatttgaactataacgaacattccgaaacatgtccataagttaaacataccataaatatcctttacatagcttagaaataggctttgaggggtttggtatgctaaaacaaacttttggatcattcagggactaaaagtgtcaaaaagtgcacaagtttgcactttcgcgcataacttacgttctgaatacatccggacatccaaaaatttatgtaagcatccttatattatgccttagtatttgacatgagaaaaatccattcgtcgcgtcatttggatcatttttcgcgcttatgcgcattccgtcgtaactaaccgaacatcgcgatcgtaaggccaaacgaaccaacatccgacatatttttgagcatgtttcatgtccacaatgtttaggcatcattttagggccttaaagttggctttacgggccttagaagtgtcggaaatggcttaaatacataacagggactaaaactgtaattgctgaaagtttgtgcggatcagacagggccaggcggcccgcctgagccttgtgtgaatcctgacgcgggccgcgtgggacatgcagatcagataagatcaattagtcagcaaatctcagctgattaaaccacaaccacatgatttcacttgccctttcagctcactaagggtcattttcagtaaccacaactttttgacaagtgtacgtaCGAGATTCggtcacgtttttcaagaaacgatcctaacggtttgggaaatactataaataccccacccccattcttgttaaaacccacaaaaatctgatctaagctctaagttggaacctttgtttcatacttgagccattttgatctagattagcattcggggaccctccgtaagtattctttcattcttttattcgcttttcgagtccgaaagtcaacgttttgttgactttctgcattgaccagcctatggtcaacacgaagttcactagaacttcataatgtgagtgtgatcacgatggttatagtccgtagtgactatacctactgatttccacgttatctaggctcagtgacgagtcgtagtttcggccaaaatgcgcattcttgcgtattttgtaaccaaactactcgtgagcatcaaggctgtttgttttgatgccaaacctgttttctaaacttagttaagcatgtcctaacatgcttagctcgtcacttttagtatagtgcttatatagggtcgtaaggtaagcgatctaaaccatcgcttatactttcgaacccgacccatttggtcgatcattaggatccgaccaaacacattaggtgaccatagctataaccttccgaggttataccttgtggtcatgatgttaggcgttccaaacgcgttctacgcgaacgacgcgttaaggtagcataagctacctaaacgggtcgtgatgggccgtaaacacttaggttaggtttaattttagtatgtaggctttgttaaaccatattacacgagtctccatgctcgtttggtttacgaacccgcatactatccgatccttccgattttggtccggtatattaatatagctacctattaggtgccgtttgatatcccgtgatctctagcattgtgtgattattacacaaggaattcaaagcaatctcaggtgagtacattgaacccctcttttactgttttccaaactgttttggggtgaaacacatgtgcctacctgttactttcatgctttccatgttttcacatcatatacctgctatgttcgttagtgcatattagtacattgctttacaatacatctcatgctatgtatgcctattgtgtgcgtacttagtacattgctttacaatacattttatgctatgtatgcccattgtgtgcgtacttagtacattgctttacaatacatttcatgctatatatgcccattgtgtgcgtacttagtacattgcttgacattacattttcatgctatgtatgcccattgtgtgcgtacttagtacattgtttcacattgcatttcatgctatttatgcccattgtgtgcatacttagtacaattgtttacatcacatgccttcattttggtacaacatttgggttgtttaacatggaacaatacattcattaacattagctacgccgttcattagtaggtagtggtaccataggaattgatgatgtgtgtcggtgtgtatatatttttgatatatatttaagcccctttacacttttagccaagttttaaatttataaaacacgatattcactaacactaaacacacatatgggcaagtgcacccatcgtggacgtagtatagtgttggtaagataccgaggtcgtccaaggacacaagagcttttaataccggtttatcctcaacgtctaatcaaatcaaaaagttagaaaaatgttttaaactaagaaaaataaaaactaactaaatgctgaaaataaaaataaaataaaaacagatagacaagatgaatcacttggatccgacacgtgtattagtataacctttgattatttttgcacttttacacttgtttaagagattatcttagttattgtagtaggcccctcttttgaaggcgacgttaccctcaacccagtagtttgagtcagcaaggatacaatcctaaagggtcggattattgaaagataatgaattaagttattaatgcaaattgtggtaggccccgcttttggcggtgacgttaccctcggctaagtagtctgagtcagcagggatatagtcctaaatagccgggttatagtattaatagtagttaacttatgaggggatcaaagagtttggatccccgccatccaatacctatgggcattgaaggagatcctactaaatttgacccaggtcccaagcaggacctctaaacgctgaacaagggcaagacccttaccaaaccgttcccttaacccccgaccaggtagccaacatacctccatatagaccgtggagatatgaatggtgaaaatcttttattttatatagacagtaaaataatgccaagacaccacggacaaacgataaggaaagatcaccttcaacataagtaactagttattaaagtcattaatacaaaaccaaataaaaagtgcaaaagattaaaaataaaaagtattatactaaacacttgtcttcaccaagtgatgtaagagacttaggcaaacatggccttgattgtcaagaactcttacgatcaatcttggatcccgagacgactcacacactctacgatggacaatggatgatggtggtggatgatggtgttatggtggtggtgggtggtggatgaagtgtgagaaaggtggtgtgccaagggatgagagagaatgaagccaagcttctctatttataggctgaacagaaggctggacacggccccgtgtccgctggacacggccccgtgcccgtctgacattctctctcttcattaattgtaattcgcaattacaattaatgcgtctgctgtactttcaccacgcccccgtgcctgctggacacggccccgtggtgggcaatggaagcttctactggtttgtcttttctgctgcttcctgggcacgcccccgtgttcgctggacacggggcgtgttcagactctgtttcttctcctttgctttggg
This is a stretch of genomic DNA from Helianthus annuus cultivar XRQ/B chromosome 16, HanXRQr2.0-SUNRISE, whole genome shotgun sequence. It encodes these proteins:
- the LOC110917756 gene encoding formin-1-like, whose product is MANLGGDKKSSPHRCGLASSKLFKLHFSTCTSSNLRNPSPISTSPTEISPPPLPPPPPPHLRLPSATPSTSATPPLPPPPPLPPPPPLPPPPPLPPPPPPHLRYPLHLRRTSATPSTSVVHPSPPLPSRFPLNCCLRSPISTSAISVDKLLSLLLAECRGLVHLFWFRCLQMWSADCRHFTSEKTNSTLISYEKKRKEKCFEKIRTCTLQEYVPLESPLSYAVCSDGSSLVLWVYINSLGLEIDGKK